CCCTACTGGCGGCAGTTGCCGCCGACGGAAGATGTTGCCAAAGGGTGTCTTGCCAACTCAATCTCCGACTTTCTCAGACTTCCAGAACTTCTCGCGTCTTTCGGCCAGCTTGGCTACGACGTCGTTGAAATGGTTCTGGCTGACCAAGACGGCTGGGACAGATACGAGGCGGCCAAATGGCTCACCATGCGCCGATGGCTTGAAGCCAATCCCGGCGACGAGTTCGCGAAAGATGTTCGAGCCAAACTGACCTCGGAACCCGAGCGCTACGCCGCTTACACGCGTGAATACCTGGGCTGGGGTGTGTTCGCGCTGATGCCGCGGTGAGGCGTTGGCGCATCCGGCGGACCGTCAACGGATGTGCCGCGGAACAGCTGGTGGCTCGTCAAGATGTCATTGCGCCTGATTTCATTTCTTATGGTTTAGTTATCCGTGCAATCAACAGAAAGGTCTGTCTCAGGCAGGCCTGACAATTCATTCAAGCCGACGCCGCTTCGAGGCGCGGCTGAATTCAAGCGTTGGAACGCAAAGAAGAGAGGCATCCCAACCGAGGGGCGCCTCCCGTTCTGCCAGCTGCTTCGCTACGTCGTGATTCAGGGCTTCAGGCCACACTCCCAGATGGCAATCCCTGTGCCCACATCCCATGCTTCGTTATGAGGATTCTCTTCTGTCAGTTTGTGTGCGGCGAGCCATACTGCTTCGGCTTGTTGCGGGGAACTCTTGGTCATATGGTCTTCAGTTCGGTTCTTAGGCTTCGCAGGAGGCCGATGATCTCTGGCAGGTGGTGGTTGACGCTGCCGGACACGTTGAGGTAGACGCCGAGGCCGCTTTCCCGGGTGGTTTGCCGGTAAGCCATGTTGTGGTAGTGCAATGGCGGTCACGCTGGGCCCCCGCTACTCCTATTTTAATTCTAACGCCGGCCGCTAGTAGGTCACCGCGCGCTTGGATTGCCGCAAATAGCGCGGGTGCCGTAAGGGGCAAGGCTGCTTCTGAATGAACCCATCTATCTGCTGATTGGTAGATTGCTCAGGCATGCTGCGCACAGGGGACGAATGAGGTTTCTCCGACGGCCGTGCACGAACTCTATCGACGGGGAATTTCCGCGCACAAACCACGATGACGAAAGGTCTATACAATTGGGCGCGCAATACGGAGAAGCCCAAAGGCACGGGAAACGCCGGCAAACCGATCACGCAGCACTGGCGGGGCATTCGGGCAGTATGAAGCCCCAGTGGCGATAGCAGTGCGAGGAGATTAAGGATGAAACTCTACACGCGCAAAGAGGCGGCCCAGCTCATGAAGATCGGCTTGCGCACTCTTGGCCGGCGTATTGCTTCGGGCGAGATCCAGTGTTACCGGCTAGGCGATGGTCACCGGTGAGGTAGTCGCGGTCAGTGTTCCTCGGCAACTTAAAAGCCTCGACCTGGGCGAAAGGGTTATCTCCTGAATACAGTTCAAGCTTCTTCGCGTGATTCCAGATGGATCTGAGGGTCTTGAGCCCGTTGTTAACGCTTACCTTATCCAAACCGACCCCTTCGGGTTTGCTCTTTCCCTGGCGGGTCAGTTCTGTCTTGAACTGTTCAGCGTTCTCTCGGGTCGCGTCGCCAAGCCGTTGGATATCGGTGAACTCGCAAAACTGCACAAACCAGTTCTTGTATTCCTCGACGGTGCTTGGGGAGCGATTGGCGTTTGCCCACAGCAGGAATTCCCTCCAGAACTCTTCCACCGTGGGGTTCCTACGTTTGACCGCCGGCTTGTCGCTTGGCACAAGCTCGGCTTTTCCTGTTTCTTCCAGAAGAAGTTCTACCTCTCGTTTGAGGCTTTGCGCCTTGTGCAGGCTCTTCGTTCCCAGACTTCGGTGTTTCTGTTTTCCTCGCTCCCGGTACAGGATATGCCCCGTGCCGGATATGCTCTTGCGGCGGATGGTCGCCATGATTCATTCCTCCGTACGTATAGACCGTCCACTGGCCATATTCGCGTGGAGGAAGGAGAATGGCGTGTTACACCATCCGTTACACCCTACCCCTTTTTGCACAAAAATGGCCACTGGCTTGCTTCTGCAAACCACTGGCCTGGAATAGGTTATATGGTGGGCGGTGCGGGACTCGAACCTGCGACCCCTTGCATGTCAAGCAAGTACTCTAACCACCTGAGCTAACCGCCCTTCTGAGCCTTGAACTATAGCAAGCGGAGACCGTCGTGTCAATCTGGATCGGGTAGATCGGCAACGGGCTCCCAATTGGGATGATGCCGCTTGGCCCAGACAGAACTGACGATGCCGCCGAAAATTGTGCGCACGCTGTGCGGGTTGACGCATACTCCGAGGTAAACGTGGCCCAGGAGCAGGAGAATCATGCCCAGGCCCGCGATGTCGTGAATGGTGTAGAGCACGGACTGCCAGGCAAATCGATGGCCGGAACTCAGGCCCATGATGAGGCCGGTGACGACAAGCACGATCATCATCGCCAGAGCGGCCCAGAAGAGGATCTTCTGTCCGGCGTTGAATTTCCCTGCGGGGTAGTGGCCTTTGCCGCCGAGGTAGCCACCCATGTGCATGAGCCATACGCGGTCGCCCTCTTCGGGAAGCATCTTCTTCACCCAGACGATCGTGACCAACGCGAACGACACGGCTGCAACGTAGCCGGCCAGGAGGTGTATGTATCGCGACCATTCGCCGAGGAAATCGTTGTGCCCAAGCAGGAAACTGAACCCGGTGAAGCACAGGTACGTCACCGATGCCATCAGCCCGAGGTGGCTGACGCGCTCGAAGGTGGTGAACCGCAAGGTGTCTAGCTTGTCTTCGTTGGGGCCGGTCTTCGCGCCGAACATCACGTAGTGGGCGATGATCACGAGCAGCACGAGCAACACGCACCACAGCGCGTAATGCTTCACGAAGCTTTCACGGAAGGCCGCGAATGCCAGGTCGGCCGTGAGATAGTCGAGCTTCTTGAAGTTGGGCTGGGTGACCGGCAGCGCGTCCGGCCCGTATGGGTCGACCATCGCCCTCCCGAAGAAGAACTCGGAGTCCATCGAGTGGCAGTCGGTACAGCCGTTGGCGCCCAGGGCCTGCTGGGCCGGCACAACGCCGTGCGAGAGCGTCCACGGCAAACGTTGCGCAAGCGATGCCAGGGCGGTCATCTTGGCGTCCGAACCGCCCGAGGCGGCGGCGAGGTCGACCTGCTCGACGCTGTACTTGAACATCTTCATGGGCCGGGGCGCTTCGGCGACCTGCCAGATCTGAGAGGTTTCGTCGAAGGCATATCGGAACTTGGCCAGACCGGGTTCGCCGTCGGGAATGGCCTCGACGCCGGCCCAAGACTCGCCGAAAGGCGGGTCGTTGACGTCTTCGACGGTGATTCTGTAGGCGCTGGTCCCTTTTATGTAATAGACCTCGGGCTTGGGAAGGCGCGTCATGGTGCGCACGAGGGCCCAAGCCATGGTCCCCATCTCCTGCTCGGTGTTGGCTTCGGGCCATCCGTCCAGGTTGTCGTCATAGATGCTCAGCCGCTCGATCTCCGGCGTGGCGTACGCCCTGAACTTCTTGACCCAGGCGCTCTGGAACTGCTTAGCATCCGCCGTTGCGGGATCGGGCATGGACACGGCCGGGTTTTCCAGCGGGGTGGCGGGGATGTAGAAGTACTTGTACTCCTCTTGAGTCAGCAACGTCCAGGCAGCGGCTGTCTCTTTGGTGAACACGGGCCGGATGGTCGTGCCGTCGTCAAAGGCCCAGAACGCGCCGAGCTGGTACCATTCGGAGCGCAGCTTCTGTTCTCCATTGGAATCGTGGTAGGCCCACGAGACGGGCTTTTCTTTGATATACCCCACGCGCGGCGCATTCAGCTTGCTCGGGACGGCCTGCAGCTTGTCGCCGTAGAGACGGTAAGCCTGGCCGCGGAACACGCACGAGGGCTCGGCGCCTTCTTCGAGCGTATTGGCCAGCGCAAGAAGCATGAGCTTCCGTTTGTAGTCGTTGTCGACCTGGTCTCCGACCACCTGCGCGACCGTCACCGCGCCCTGTTCGCGCAACCTCTGGGCCCACGGCGTCAGATTGCCCGCGCCATCTTTGAAATAGCTCCAGAAATCCGCGTCGTCGGCCGGCACCCGGAATTCCGCGGCGCGCTCGATTTCGGCCGGCGTGAGCGGAAACGCCGCCGCGCCGAGCTCGTTGACCATCGTTTTTGTCCAGAAAGCGTTGAACCGTTTGCTTGCGGCGGTCTCCTCCCCGATGTCGTGAGGAAGCTTGATGTTCTTGCCGGTCAGGGTATCGACGACCGTCGCGGGATAGAGTGCCGTGCGCGGAATGTGGCAGGAATCGCAGCCCATCCGCAGGAAATGGAGCGGCGGGAACCCGGGATGATCGTATTTCGGCGCGCCAGACTCCTCGTTTTCGTGGCATTGTTCGCACGACATCATGCCGCCGTCAAGGTCGTCGCGGACGTGCATGCTCGCCGAATCGCCTTTGGCAAAATCGTGCCGGATATCGCCCGAATGACAGTCAATGCAGGCCATGCCCTGCTGGGTGTGCATGTCCTGCATATAGTTGTCATGCCACGTCTGCCCGCGTTTCTGCACGCTTAGCATGTGGTGACAGAACAGGCAATTTTGGTCTGATGGGCGGCGGATCTTCAGATGGATCTTGCCGTCTGCGCCGAACATGTCCTTGTTGTAACTCAGGCGGGGGAGATCGCCGTCTTTGACTGAGCCCTCGACGCTGGCGAACCCCGATGCCTCGGTTGCGGCCCACTTGAAGTTGTATTTCTTCAACTGCTGGGCCCGCAGCGAATACTCGTAGGTCTCGAGATGGCAGATCAGGCAGTCGGGCCCCGCTACGCCGCTCCGATGCCATTCGGCGCCGAAATAGTCTCCGTCATAGAAGATTGAAATGCCCGGGTCCTGGGCCTGGACCACGTCGTACCGGCGCCCTACACGGTCATACTCGGCGGGACCGCCCCCGGGATGCAACACGCCTTCATTCTGCACCCATTCGAAGGGCGTCTCGTCAACGCTGTTGGGGTCGTCGAAGCTCAGCGGCGATACCTCGCGCTGCTCGAACAACCGCCATTTGCCAAAATAGGCGGGACCCTTGTCAACGGGGGTGTGCTCTCCCCGCTTGTTGGGAGGAAACAGCTCATCCGCACCCATTTGGAAATGGTAGCCCTCGGTGATGCGCTGGACGTCGTGGCAGGCTGGCCCCCCGCAGGTCTGGCGGAAACTGACCGGGCGGTTCACGTCTTCCTCGATCGTGGGGTCGATGATCTTGTTGTATTCATCGCGCAGGTAGAAGGGCGGGCACGACTGTGGGAGCAGCGGGATGATGTCCGCCGTCTGAGCCAGACCATCCTTGACCAGCTCTCTCCCGACATATTTCTCGAGGTCCCGCGTGCTATTAGGCGCGGCGGCCTCCTCGGCCGCCATCGCGACAGCGCCGAACGCCACGGTCCCCATGATGAGTGCCCAGCGGAATGCTGACTTGCGCATGCTGACGTGTTCCTTTCCCGAACCTATCGAAGGAATCAATCCGGACTACTCCCTGTTAGCTCAAGCGTGGCCGTGCGGTTTTGCCCGGCCCTAGCGGAAATGCATCTACCCCCTCCCCCTCGGCGCGGCATTCCACTGCATCCGAATGCTTGCGCGGAGCGTCCCGCGGCGCCCGCCCGAACTGACGCGGCGGGAGAGAGACTACAACAAGGAGGGGCCACTCGCGCGGCCCACTCCATGTTTACAGTTTACACTTTAACCGGCGGCCCGTACATCGAGGTGTCGTCGGTCTCGAAATCGAACTGGTACCACTCGGGCTTGATCTTCACCTCGGCGACTTCGCCCTTCGCGGCCTGGCGCATGGCCATCATGCCGCTCAAAGCGCAGATGGCCGACTTGAGTCCGACCATCACATTGGCCCGGGGAGTGCCGTTGTTCATGACATCGCTCGCGAACGCCTCGAACTGCAACTGGTCGACGCTGCGGTCGGTATCGACCAGCACCGGCTCGGCGTTCTTGACGGCTTCGTTGCTCAACTCGCGCGTGCCGCCCGTCGTGACGATGATGGCGTTCTCTTCCGCTGCGTCCTTCCGCCCCTCGGCCGCCCACTTCACGTCGGCGGTCGCTTCGCGGTAATACAGACAGCCGAGCTCGGTCAAACGCAGCGTGCCTTTGTCGCCCTGCATCCATTCGCTGGCGCCGCGCTGCGCGTTGGCGGTGATGCTTGAATACATGGTCCTTACACAGTAAGCGTCATTGCGCGCATCCGTGTGCAGTTCGCCCCGTGCCTCGATAGGCTTGTGCGCCCGGCTCTTGCCCGGCTCAAGACCGTATTCGAAGCAGACATTGATGTTGTCGAATGCCGTGCGGCCGTCGCGCCAGTAGTCAATGCCGCCATATCCGACCACTCTCGTCGGATTCGCGTCAAGGTACCAGTTCACGACATCGAGGGCGTGGGTAGCCAACTCAGTCATCAAGCCGCCCGAGCGCTCGGTATAGATGCGCCAGTTGATATGGCCATCCATGATGAGCCGCTCCTTCTCGGCGTCCGACATCTTGCTGAAGTTCGGGTGATAACTCATCTGCTTGCTCAAGTAGTCCCACACGAGCGCCTTCATCTCGTCGTCGAAACTTGTAGCCGGCGGGAGGGGCCGGAGCCAGTCGTTATTGCGGTGCCACTGGGCGTCGATATGGTGGATGCGCCCGATGATACCCTCGTCCCACACGAGTTTCAGTGCATGGTTGTAGTCGGGGTTGTACCGGCGCTGATGACCGATCTGGAGAAATTTGCCCTTTTCGTGAACCTTCATCACGAGGTCGCGGTTCTGCTGGACGTGTTCCTCGAGCGTGGCCTGGGGCCCGGCATAGCACATGGTCTTCTCGCAGAACACATACTTGTCCGCGTCGAGGCAGTGCATCGCGATATCATGATGGGTGTCAATGGGCGTGGCGATGACCACCGCATCGATTTCTTTGCCGATCTCGTCGAGCATCTTGCGGTAGTCGCGATACTGTTTCATGTTCTTGTCGCGTCCGGCGACGATCCATCCGCCTTGAAGATGGGGTCCGTAGACGTCGCACACTCCTACGACCTGAATGTTCTTTGCGCGCGCGAGGCCGTCACGCAGATGCAGGCAGCCCTGGCCGCCCGTACCGATGCTGGCCACGCGCACTTTTTCGTTCTGCGCATACGAGAACGGGGAATACCCCGATGCAATCATCACACCGGCCGCCGCGCCCGCGGTAGCCATGAAATTGCGCCTCGAAAGTTTATGCTTGCTGCTGTACTTTTCCTTCATGACCACTCCTCATGGCGCATCAAACCCAATACGCCTCGGTTCAAGTTCGCCACCCGTGTGAGGCACAAGTATAGCCCGCACACCGGGGTGTTCCCTGCAATACTCTCGGGTCTTCTCGACGCCCATGACGAAGAACGCCGTGCTCAGAGCGTCGGAAAGTGTACCCGAAGGCACGATAGCAGTCGCACTTACCATGCCTTCCACCGGCAGGCCCGTGCGCGGATCGAAAATGTGGCAGTACTTCTTACCCTCAAGCTCGAACCACTTCTCGTAGCTCGCGGAAGTCGACAGGCTCTCGTCCTTAAGACACACTTCATCAATATACTTATTCGTATTATACGGGTTTCGAATACGCACTGTCCACCCGGGCTCCCCCGGAGGGGCGCCTATCGCAAGCACGCTGCTGGTGCCCCCGTGCAGAATACCTGAACTAACCCCATAGCTCCGAATGACTTCCGCCGCGACTTCCAGGGCGAGACCCTTCCCGATGCCCCCGAAATCGAGGTGCATGCCTTTTTCGGAAAACGCGACCGTGCGTTCCCCCTCGTTCAGCGTGACCTTCTCGAGGCCCACGCGCGCCACGGCCCCGCGCAGTTCTTCATCGGAGGGTAAGTGACCCTCCCCCTTGTAAAACCCCCACAGTTCGACCAAGGGCCCAACTGTCACATCGAACGCGCCGCCGGTTTCGGCGTACACCGTCTTACACGTCTGGAGAAGGTCAAAGACTTCCGGAGAGACCCGAACCGGTTCCTCAGCGGCGTGCCGGTTGATGTAGGTGGTCTGGCTCTGCGGTTTCCACTGGCTGATTTGTTCCTCGAGGTCGCGCACGGACGCGATGGCCAGGTCGGCTATCCGCACGATCTCGGCGGTGCTTTCGGCTCCGGGCCCGGTATACAGCGTGAACTCGAAATCCGTGCCCATTGCCTGGTAGCGCATGGTCTGCTGGAGGCGTTCTCCCGAAGCGCCGGCTGCCGCCGCGGACGTTTCAAGCGACTCGGGACCGGCAGCAGTTTCGGTCGGCGGCGTCGCGCTCGCGGAAGGGTTTGCGGGCTCCGGGCCGGACGCTTCGGGCGAACATGCGGCCAAACCCGCAACGCACCCCAGAATGGCCGGAAGGAGGCCAATTCGTGCACCGAGATATCCAAATCTCTGTCTCATTTCGCTTCACCGAATTCCAATCACCACGGCTGTCACAAGAGTCTATCAACTGAAAATGAGCGCTGCAAGAAGGAAGGGAGCAAAGGGACAAAAATGCGACTAGAGGTGCTCACGCAGACCTCCGGAACCTTGCAGGCATCGACAAATCCGGCTGGCCGCCTGAGGCCTCCTGGCTCGTCGGGCTGGTCTGACCCGTTCGACAATCCTGGACAGGATGCCAATGCTGCCATAAGTGCGCCCCAGAGCGCGCCGTCCGCCACGCGTGGGCCGTGTAGGACCCGTTTCCTTATCTTCGTGCGGCGTGTTACCATTGCGCCAACTGATAGTGATTCAAGAACCATGAGCAATCAGACAGTAATTGGCATTGATTGCGGCACGCAAAGCCTGCGCGCGGCGATATACCGTACTGACGGCCACGTCGTGGCCCAAGCCTCCTCTTCCTACCCGACCTCCCTCCCGCATCCCGATTGGGCGGAGCAGAATCCTGACGACTGGTGGCGCGCGCTCGAGGACGCCGTGCGCGCCTGCCTCGGCCAGGGCGGCGTCAAGGATTTCGAGATCGCCGCATTGGGCATCGACAGCACATCCTTTACCGGAGTGTGGTGCGAAGAAGACGGCACACCGCTGCGGCCGGCCGTGTTGTGGATGGACCACCGGGCTGCGCGCGAAGCAGACGAGGTCGCCGCGTCACGCCACCCCGTTCTCGAGCATTCGGGATGGCGCGTCTCCTCCGAATGGATGCTCCCCAAGGCGATGTGGATCGCGCGGCACGAGCCGGAGGTCCACGGAAGCGCGGCACGCATCGCCGGGGGCGCTGATTGGCTGGTTCACCGGCTCACGGGAACCTGGAGAACCTCGACAGGCGGCGCAGCGAGCAAACGGCACTGGACGCCCACGGGCGGATGGCCCCGTGAGCTGTATGCGCAGATGGGCGTGCCGGGTCTCGAAGAAAAGAACCCGGATCACGTGCAGTACATGGGCGAACCGACAGCCCCAATGCTTCCGGAAGCCGCCGAAGCGCTGGGGTTGTCTCCCGAGTGCATCGTCGCGCATGCCGGTATGGACGGCTGGGTCGCGCCAATCGGCAAAGCGTGTCTTGAACCCGGAACCGCTTCTCTCACTCTCGGCACTTCCACCGTCATGGTTCTCGAGACCGTCGACCGGATAGTCATTGACGGCATCATGGGCCCGTTTCCCGAAGGCATTCGCAAGAACCGCTTCACTTACGAAGCGGGTCAGACCTCGGGCGCCGCAGTGGTCGGATGGGCGCTCGAACTTATGGGTGTGGCGCCCAATTCCGATGCGTACGCGCATCTCGAACGCGCGGCCAGACGCATTCCGGCGGGTTCGCAGGGCATCGTGGTCTTTGACGCCTGGCGCGGCAACCGCACCCCCTATTTTGATGCCGCAGCCCGGGGCGTGGTCTTCGGATTGACCCTCGAACACACCCCGGCCCATGTCTACCGCGCCGTGCTCGAGGGTTGCGCCTTCGGCATCCGCAACGTGGCGTCTCGGATAAGAGACGCGGGGCACGCCATAGACGAATTCCGCGTCTGTGGAAGCGGTGCCGCAAACACACTGTGGACCCAGATCATCGCGGATGCCACCGGAATCCCGTTGCGCGTGTCAGCAGAGAAGCATGCGACATGCCTCGGCGCGGCGGTGTGCGCAGCCGCGGCAGCCGGCCTGTTCCCCTCCCTTGCCGAAGCAGCTGCCGCCATGGCGCCCGCGTTTGAAACCGTAATGCCCCAAACGGGTATACACGCGTATGACGATTACTTTTCCGCGTACCTCAAGATTTACGAGAAGACCTGCGGTACAATGGCACATCTGTCGGCACTTACGGGAGACACGAGACCCGGGAGAACAGGAAACTCAAAATGACGGGCGACATTGCACCAGGCGCTCCTTTGCGCCTGACACGAAAACAATTGGCGCGCATGATCGACCATACACAGCTTCGCGCGTACGCCACCCAACTCGATATCACCGAGCTCTGTGATGAGGCGGTTGCGTTCGGCTTTGCATCCGTGTCCATAAACCCTGTTTGGACATCCTACTGCGCGAAACGGCTCGCGGGCACGTCCGTAGTCGTGGATCCCACGGTGGGTTTTCCTCTCGGCGCGAACACGGCCCGAATCAAGCTCGAAGAGGCCAGGGAAGCCGTGCGCTGCGGAGCTCAGGAACTCGATATGGTCATTAACATCGGCGCGCTGAAATCGGGGTACCCCGACTACGTGGAGAAGGAGATCGCCAGCATCGTGAGAGGGGTGCGCGGCGTCCCTGTGAAGGTTATCCTGGAAACCAGCTACCTCACTACCGACGAGAAGGTCGCGGTGTGCGAAATGAGCCTGCGCTCGGGCGCCGCGTTCGTGAAAACGTCCACGGGTTTCGGGGACGGCGGCGCTTCCGTTCAGGATGTGGTCCTGATGCGCGAAGTCGTTGGCGGCCAGATGGGGATCAAGGCCGCGGGCGGGGTGCGCACCTACGGCGATGCCGTCGCCCTGATCCAGGCGGGAGCGACGAGGATCGGCACCAGCACAGGGCCCAACATACTCGATACGGCGCCCCAGTAAGTCCCGGCAGAAAGCTCAGGGTTTGCCCATCATCTTGATGAATGTCTGCAGCAGGTCGGTGTCAAGCTCTTCTGACATCTCGTGCTTCATAGTATTCAGGGCGTCGAACGAGCTGACCGCGCCTTTGTACGACCGCTTGGTGGTGAGGGCATCGAAAATATCCGCAATGGTGCACATGCGAATGAGGAGAGAAAGGCCGTTGGCTTTGCGCCCTTCCGGGTAACCGCTGCCATTGACCTTTTCGTGGTGATAATGCACCACTTCCATGGCCGCAGGGCTAATTCCTCCGTGACCGTCCAGAATCCGGCACCCCAATTCGGGATGGCGTTTCATCTCCTGCCACTGCTCGTCCGTCAGCTTGCCTTTACAATTCACGATAGACGGGTCGAGCAGGCTCTTCCCGATATCGTGCAAGAGCGCGCCCGCGCCGAAGTCCTTAACCTCCTTTGGCGAGAACGTGCCCGACCGCTGGGCCAGCGTGATGCTGAACACAAACACGTTGATGCTGTGGGTATACGTATAATAGTCGTACGACGTAATGCGTAAGAGCTGGGCAAACGCGGTCTTCTCCTGCGACAGGAATTCGTAGGTCAACTGCACGTACGCCTTGCTGCGGTTCACGGTGTCTCCCGCGCGAGGGTCCGCAAATACTTCGCGCAGGAGAAACCGGCCGGAGTCGTAGACCACGTCCGTCTTATGCTCGAGGGACATCTCGGGGTCGGCCAGAATGGCCCCGAGGTTCTTCTCAAGATACCGCAGGTAGGCTTTCTCTTCCCGGGAATCGACAAACAGGTGTTTGACGTTGTTGTCTTGCAGCCGGCGGCGATCTTCTTCCGTGAAAGGCAAATGCTTCTCTCGGTAGAGCACCGGTGGCTGCCCGCCGCCGGTTCGGAGGTATAAATTGAAGCTGGTGACGGTCTCATCCCGCAAGCAATCTACCGGCACCGGGATAAGCTGCGCAGGCTCTGAGACTACGGCATCACCCTTCAATCCCATAGGGAATCCCCCTGCGACTTGGACCACTGTCCACAATT
The window above is part of the Candidatus Hydrogenedentota bacterium genome. Proteins encoded here:
- a CDS encoding phage integrase N-terminal SAM-like domain-containing protein; the encoded protein is MATIRRKSISGTGHILYRERGKQKHRSLGTKSLHKAQSLKREVELLLEETGKAELVPSDKPAVKRRNPTVEEFWREFLLWANANRSPSTVEEYKNWFVQFCEFTDIQRLGDATRENAEQFKTELTRQGKSKPEGVGLDKVSVNNGLKTLRSIWNHAKKLELYSGDNPFAQVEAFKLPRNTDRDYLTGDHRLAGNTGSRPKQYAGQECASRSS
- a CDS encoding cytochrome b/b6 domain-containing protein — protein: MRKSAFRWALIMGTVAFGAVAMAAEEAAAPNSTRDLEKYVGRELVKDGLAQTADIIPLLPQSCPPFYLRDEYNKIIDPTIEEDVNRPVSFRQTCGGPACHDVQRITEGYHFQMGADELFPPNKRGEHTPVDKGPAYFGKWRLFEQREVSPLSFDDPNSVDETPFEWVQNEGVLHPGGGPAEYDRVGRRYDVVQAQDPGISIFYDGDYFGAEWHRSGVAGPDCLICHLETYEYSLRAQQLKKYNFKWAATEASGFASVEGSVKDGDLPRLSYNKDMFGADGKIHLKIRRPSDQNCLFCHHMLSVQKRGQTWHDNYMQDMHTQQGMACIDCHSGDIRHDFAKGDSASMHVRDDLDGGMMSCEQCHENEESGAPKYDHPGFPPLHFLRMGCDSCHIPRTALYPATVVDTLTGKNIKLPHDIGEETAASKRFNAFWTKTMVNELGAAAFPLTPAEIERAAEFRVPADDADFWSYFKDGAGNLTPWAQRLREQGAVTVAQVVGDQVDNDYKRKLMLLALANTLEEGAEPSCVFRGQAYRLYGDKLQAVPSKLNAPRVGYIKEKPVSWAYHDSNGEQKLRSEWYQLGAFWAFDDGTTIRPVFTKETAAAWTLLTQEEYKYFYIPATPLENPAVSMPDPATADAKQFQSAWVKKFRAYATPEIERLSIYDDNLDGWPEANTEQEMGTMAWALVRTMTRLPKPEVYYIKGTSAYRITVEDVNDPPFGESWAGVEAIPDGEPGLAKFRYAFDETSQIWQVAEAPRPMKMFKYSVEQVDLAAASGGSDAKMTALASLAQRLPWTLSHGVVPAQQALGANGCTDCHSMDSEFFFGRAMVDPYGPDALPVTQPNFKKLDYLTADLAFAAFRESFVKHYALWCVLLVLLVIIAHYVMFGAKTGPNEDKLDTLRFTTFERVSHLGLMASVTYLCFTGFSFLLGHNDFLGEWSRYIHLLAGYVAAVSFALVTIVWVKKMLPEEGDRVWLMHMGGYLGGKGHYPAGKFNAGQKILFWAALAMMIVLVVTGLIMGLSSGHRFAWQSVLYTIHDIAGLGMILLLLGHVYLGVCVNPHSVRTIFGGIVSSVWAKRHHPNWEPVADLPDPD
- a CDS encoding SAM-dependent methyltransferase codes for the protein PYWRQLPPTEDVAKGCLANSISDFLRLPELLASFGQLGYDVVEMVLADQDGWDRYEAAKWLTMRRWLEANPGDEFAKDVRAKLTSEPERYAAYTREYLGWGVFALMPR
- the deoC gene encoding deoxyribose-phosphate aldolase; translation: MTGDIAPGAPLRLTRKQLARMIDHTQLRAYATQLDITELCDEAVAFGFASVSINPVWTSYCAKRLAGTSVVVDPTVGFPLGANTARIKLEEAREAVRCGAQELDMVINIGALKSGYPDYVEKEIASIVRGVRGVPVKVILETSYLTTDEKVAVCEMSLRSGAAFVKTSTGFGDGGASVQDVVLMREVVGGQMGIKAAGGVRTYGDAVALIQAGATRIGTSTGPNILDTAPQ
- a CDS encoding FAD:protein FMN transferase codes for the protein MRQRFGYLGARIGLLPAILGCVAGLAACSPEASGPEPANPSASATPPTETAAGPESLETSAAAAGASGERLQQTMRYQAMGTDFEFTLYTGPGAESTAEIVRIADLAIASVRDLEEQISQWKPQSQTTYINRHAAEEPVRVSPEVFDLLQTCKTVYAETGGAFDVTVGPLVELWGFYKGEGHLPSDEELRGAVARVGLEKVTLNEGERTVAFSEKGMHLDFGGIGKGLALEVAAEVIRSYGVSSGILHGGTSSVLAIGAPPGEPGWTVRIRNPYNTNKYIDEVCLKDESLSTSASYEKWFELEGKKYCHIFDPRTGLPVEGMVSATAIVPSGTLSDALSTAFFVMGVEKTREYCREHPGVRAILVPHTGGELEPRRIGFDAP
- a CDS encoding Gfo/Idh/MocA family oxidoreductase, coding for MKEKYSSKHKLSRRNFMATAGAAAGVMIASGYSPFSYAQNEKVRVASIGTGGQGCLHLRDGLARAKNIQVVGVCDVYGPHLQGGWIVAGRDKNMKQYRDYRKMLDEIGKEIDAVVIATPIDTHHDIAMHCLDADKYVFCEKTMCYAGPQATLEEHVQQNRDLVMKVHEKGKFLQIGHQRRYNPDYNHALKLVWDEGIIGRIHHIDAQWHRNNDWLRPLPPATSFDDEMKALVWDYLSKQMSYHPNFSKMSDAEKERLIMDGHINWRIYTERSGGLMTELATHALDVVNWYLDANPTRVVGYGGIDYWRDGRTAFDNINVCFEYGLEPGKSRAHKPIEARGELHTDARNDAYCVRTMYSSITANAQRGASEWMQGDKGTLRLTELGCLYYREATADVKWAAEGRKDAAEENAIIVTTGGTRELSNEAVKNAEPVLVDTDRSVDQLQFEAFASDVMNNGTPRANVMVGLKSAICALSGMMAMRQAAKGEVAEVKIKPEWYQFDFETDDTSMYGPPVKV
- a CDS encoding FGGY-family carbohydrate kinase, which translates into the protein MSNQTVIGIDCGTQSLRAAIYRTDGHVVAQASSSYPTSLPHPDWAEQNPDDWWRALEDAVRACLGQGGVKDFEIAALGIDSTSFTGVWCEEDGTPLRPAVLWMDHRAAREADEVAASRHPVLEHSGWRVSSEWMLPKAMWIARHEPEVHGSAARIAGGADWLVHRLTGTWRTSTGGAASKRHWTPTGGWPRELYAQMGVPGLEEKNPDHVQYMGEPTAPMLPEAAEALGLSPECIVAHAGMDGWVAPIGKACLEPGTASLTLGTSTVMVLETVDRIVIDGIMGPFPEGIRKNRFTYEAGQTSGAAVVGWALELMGVAPNSDAYAHLERAARRIPAGSQGIVVFDAWRGNRTPYFDAAARGVVFGLTLEHTPAHVYRAVLEGCAFGIRNVASRIRDAGHAIDEFRVCGSGAANTLWTQIIADATGIPLRVSAEKHATCLGAAVCAAAAAGLFPSLAEAAAAMAPAFETVMPQTGIHAYDDYFSAYLKIYEKTCGTMAHLSALTGDTRPGRTGNSK
- a CDS encoding HD domain-containing phosphohydrolase, whose translation is MGLKGDAVVSEPAQLIPVPVDCLRDETVTSFNLYLRTGGGQPPVLYREKHLPFTEEDRRRLQDNNVKHLFVDSREEKAYLRYLEKNLGAILADPEMSLEHKTDVVYDSGRFLLREVFADPRAGDTVNRSKAYVQLTYEFLSQEKTAFAQLLRITSYDYYTYTHSINVFVFSITLAQRSGTFSPKEVKDFGAGALLHDIGKSLLDPSIVNCKGKLTDEQWQEMKRHPELGCRILDGHGGISPAAMEVVHYHHEKVNGSGYPEGRKANGLSLLIRMCTIADIFDALTTKRSYKGAVSSFDALNTMKHEMSEELDTDLLQTFIKMMGKP